One stretch of Candidatus Eisenbacteria bacterium DNA includes these proteins:
- the hutU gene encoding urocanate hydratase, producing MDKAIGKTVRAPRGTILSCKGWHQEAALRMLMNNLDPDVAEKPSELIVYGGTGKAARNWECFEKIVDSLRRLEGDETLVVQSGKAVGVFKTHGEAPRVLISNAMIVPAWATKENFWELEARGLTMYGQMTAGSWIYIGTQGILQGTYETLAELSRQHFGGSLAGKIVLTAGLGGMGGAQPLAITMNEGICLAVEVDPEKIRRRLRTGYCERMTEKMDEALSLVEEARTKKIPLSVALLGNASEVHPELLRRGFRPDVVTDQTSAHDALFGYVPGGMTLEEALSLRVAKPAEYVKRAMESMAVHMRAILDFKKSGTVAFDYGNNLRGQAMEAGVTDAFSVPGFVPQYIRPLFCSGKGPFRWAALSGDPEDLWKTDDALLEEFPRNEALSRWIRLARERVKFQGLPARICWLGLGERAQFGLRLNRMMKKGEITAPIVIGRDHLDSGSVASPNRETEGMKDGSDAIADWPILNALLNAVSGASWVSVHHGGGVGIGNSIHAGMVIVADGAESTDARLARVLTNDPGLGVARHADAGYEEAVNCAREKNVKLPHF from the coding sequence ATGGATAAGGCGATCGGGAAGACCGTACGGGCTCCAAGGGGCACCATCCTTTCATGCAAGGGATGGCATCAGGAGGCCGCGTTGAGAATGTTGATGAATAACCTTGATCCTGATGTTGCCGAGAAACCGTCTGAGTTAATCGTATACGGCGGAACCGGAAAGGCGGCACGGAATTGGGAGTGCTTTGAGAAAATCGTTGACTCGTTGAGAAGGCTGGAGGGAGACGAAACCTTGGTTGTCCAATCCGGGAAAGCCGTCGGCGTATTCAAGACTCACGGCGAGGCCCCAAGAGTTCTCATCTCAAACGCAATGATTGTCCCGGCATGGGCAACGAAGGAGAACTTCTGGGAGCTTGAAGCCCGTGGTCTGACAATGTACGGCCAGATGACGGCTGGAAGCTGGATCTACATAGGGACTCAGGGAATTCTTCAGGGGACGTATGAGACCCTTGCAGAGCTTTCGAGGCAGCACTTTGGCGGCAGTCTTGCTGGAAAGATCGTTCTTACGGCGGGCCTCGGTGGAATGGGGGGCGCTCAGCCGCTCGCGATAACGATGAACGAGGGAATATGTCTTGCCGTTGAGGTTGACCCTGAGAAGATAAGGAGAAGGCTCAGGACAGGATACTGCGAGAGAATGACGGAGAAGATGGATGAGGCCTTGAGTCTTGTTGAGGAGGCAAGGACGAAGAAGATTCCACTGTCTGTGGCGCTCCTGGGGAACGCGTCGGAAGTCCATCCTGAATTGCTGAGGAGAGGATTCCGCCCGGATGTTGTTACGGACCAGACCTCTGCACATGATGCACTGTTTGGGTACGTTCCCGGCGGCATGACTCTGGAAGAGGCTCTTTCTCTCAGAGTTGCGAAGCCCGCTGAGTATGTAAAGCGTGCGATGGAGTCAATGGCAGTTCATATGCGAGCGATCCTCGACTTCAAAAAAAGCGGCACAGTTGCCTTTGATTATGGGAATAATCTCAGGGGGCAGGCGATGGAAGCAGGAGTCACGGACGCCTTCAGCGTTCCCGGATTCGTCCCGCAGTACATAAGACCGCTTTTCTGCAGCGGCAAGGGGCCTTTCCGGTGGGCCGCCCTGTCCGGAGATCCGGAGGACCTGTGGAAGACAGACGATGCGCTTCTTGAGGAGTTTCCGAGGAATGAGGCGCTCTCGAGGTGGATAAGGCTCGCAAGGGAGAGAGTGAAATTTCAAGGACTCCCCGCCAGAATCTGCTGGCTTGGGCTTGGGGAGAGAGCTCAGTTTGGATTGAGACTGAACAGGATGATGAAAAAAGGCGAGATCACAGCGCCGATCGTCATAGGAAGAGATCATCTCGACTCGGGTTCAGTTGCCTCCCCAAACAGGGAGACCGAGGGCATGAAGGATGGGAGCGATGCAATTGCCGACTGGCCCATACTGAATGCTCTCCTTAACGCGGTTTCCGGGGCGTCCTGGGTTTCTGTTCATCACGGAGGGGGAGTCGGGATAGGAAACTCGATTCATGCAGGCATGGTCATCGTTGCCGACGGCGCAGAATCAACCGATGCACGGCTTGCCCGGGTCCTCACAAACGATCCGGGACTCGGAGTCGCACGGCACGCCGACGCCGGTTATGAGGAGGCCGTGAACTGCGCCAGAGAGAAAAATGTCAAGCTTCCGCACTTTTGA
- the ftcD gene encoding glutamate formimidoyltransferase: MRRLVECIPNFSEGKRKEVIDSIAREILAVRGVKLLDKEMNGDHNRAVMTFVGQPEEVREAAFRAVKTATELIDLRTHKGEHPRMGATDVLPFVPIKGVSIDECVSLAKEVGGRIGEELGVPVFLYELAATRPERENLADVRSGEFEGLSLELGKNPLRKPDFGPDSIHPTAGALAVGVRRPLLAFNVNLGTPDISVAQKIAKAVRFRDGGLKYVKALGFELKERGIVQVSMNLVNTWGTPIQRVMAIVRSEAERYGVPVVGTEIVGLVHLDPLLDVVQHHLSLESFSRKQIVDERVAELMEDVPGAVRDFVDNVSSGTPTPGGGAVSALSGSLSCALLIMAANLTIGKKKYEANWEELRGLRDELEKLKSRFIDLVDEDSKAYEDLVDERKRAKATPGTEADARIREATLNAARVPLETARLSGKVLSIAERVAYTGNPNLASDIGVACELAITAFKGGRLNVLINIADVTGGDVEKMIDELKRLEEGSRASLKIAVGKVESLVSKESLSGKASS; this comes from the coding sequence ATGAGAAGGCTCGTTGAGTGCATTCCGAACTTCAGTGAGGGAAAGAGAAAGGAAGTCATAGACTCGATCGCCCGCGAGATTCTGGCCGTGCGCGGGGTTAAACTCCTTGATAAGGAGATGAACGGCGACCACAACCGCGCGGTGATGACATTTGTCGGTCAACCCGAGGAAGTGAGAGAAGCGGCATTCAGGGCAGTCAAGACGGCGACAGAGCTCATAGATCTCAGAACCCACAAAGGCGAACATCCGAGAATGGGCGCAACCGACGTGCTTCCCTTTGTCCCGATAAAGGGCGTCTCCATTGACGAGTGTGTCTCGCTGGCAAAAGAAGTTGGCGGAAGAATCGGGGAGGAGCTTGGTGTTCCGGTCTTTCTTTATGAATTGGCTGCCACGAGGCCTGAAAGGGAGAATCTGGCGGATGTAAGAAGCGGAGAGTTCGAAGGCTTGAGTCTTGAGTTGGGCAAGAATCCTTTGAGGAAGCCCGACTTCGGCCCGGATAGCATTCATCCGACCGCGGGAGCACTCGCCGTTGGAGTGAGGAGGCCGCTTCTGGCATTCAACGTGAATCTCGGAACGCCGGATATCTCCGTCGCGCAGAAGATTGCAAAGGCAGTGAGGTTCAGAGACGGAGGCCTCAAATACGTGAAAGCGCTCGGTTTTGAACTGAAGGAAAGAGGCATAGTCCAGGTTTCGATGAACCTCGTGAATACGTGGGGGACTCCGATTCAGAGAGTCATGGCTATTGTCCGTTCGGAGGCTGAGAGATACGGTGTGCCGGTCGTCGGCACTGAAATCGTCGGACTTGTTCATTTGGACCCGCTCCTTGACGTTGTCCAGCATCACCTCTCACTGGAGAGCTTCTCGAGAAAGCAGATAGTTGATGAGAGGGTTGCCGAGCTTATGGAAGACGTGCCTGGCGCGGTAAGAGACTTTGTGGACAACGTGTCATCCGGCACGCCCACGCCCGGAGGCGGGGCGGTGTCGGCGCTGAGCGGATCTCTTTCATGCGCCCTTCTCATCATGGCCGCTAACCTCACAATCGGAAAGAAGAAATACGAGGCCAATTGGGAGGAGTTAAGGGGTTTGAGGGATGAGCTTGAAAAGCTCAAATCCCGATTCATTGACCTGGTTGATGAAGATTCCAAAGCTTACGAGGATCTCGTTGATGAAAGAAAGAGGGCAAAAGCAACGCCGGGAACCGAGGCAGATGCGAGAATTCGTGAGGCGACTCTGAATGCCGCGAGAGTTCCGCTTGAGACAGCAAGACTCTCTGGAAAGGTCCTCTCTATTGCCGAGAGAGTAGCCTACACCGGCAATCCAAACCTGGCCAGTGACATCGGGGTTGCGTGTGAGCTCGCCATCACCGCATTCAAAGGCGGCAGACTAAATGTATTGATAAACATTGCCGATGTTACAGGAGGGGATGTGGAGAAAATGATTGACGAGCTCAAGCGCCTGGAAGAAGGCTCCAGGGCAAGTCTCAAGATCGCAGTCGGGAAAGTCGAATCACTTGTGTCGAAGGAGAGTCTGAGCGGAAAAGCAAGCTCCTAG
- the hutI gene encoding imidazolonepropionase, whose amino-acid sequence MAGNRKRIEADTVISEAKELLTLSAKNGSGELGLIRTGTVAGKNGNIVAVGESSLLDNEILLSKKGKWIDAKGKLVMPGFVDCHTHALFAGSREKEFSMRLRGASYMEIREKGYGIRESVRQFKNASDNEIRTSTLKRLERMLIHGTTSVEIKSGYGLSFDDELRALRLIREVGELSIITVVATFLGAHDVPQDFEGRTGSYVELITQDLIPEVAKRGLAQFCDVFCEEGVFSVDESRTVLLEGIRHNLKPKLHADEFSDSGGALLAAEVSAVSADHLMCTGRAGMEKLLSAGVIPVLLPACSFSLGKGKYANGREMADIGLPVALATDLNPGSSMCESMQMVISLACVGVGLTPEEAIVGATRNAGHAAGLGREVGTLEPGKKFDCIILDVPSFEYIPYHFGGNHVIHTIKDGKVVASYGRLEKGEGAHEKAR is encoded by the coding sequence TTGGCCGGGAACCGAAAACGCATCGAAGCCGACACCGTGATCTCGGAGGCAAAGGAGCTTCTCACGCTATCAGCGAAGAACGGTTCCGGTGAGCTTGGGTTAATACGGACCGGCACCGTTGCCGGGAAAAACGGCAATATAGTTGCAGTCGGAGAAAGCAGCCTGCTCGACAACGAGATCCTGCTCTCGAAGAAAGGGAAGTGGATCGACGCGAAAGGGAAGCTGGTGATGCCTGGGTTCGTCGATTGCCACACGCATGCGCTTTTTGCCGGATCGCGGGAAAAAGAGTTTTCGATGAGATTGCGCGGCGCGAGCTACATGGAAATCAGAGAGAAGGGATACGGAATAAGGGAAAGTGTAAGGCAATTCAAAAATGCTTCCGATAATGAAATCAGGACATCAACATTGAAGAGACTTGAGAGGATGCTCATCCATGGAACGACATCGGTTGAGATAAAGAGTGGATACGGACTCTCCTTTGATGACGAGCTAAGGGCTCTGAGGCTGATACGGGAGGTCGGTGAGCTCTCAATCATCACCGTCGTAGCGACTTTCCTTGGAGCACACGATGTGCCGCAGGACTTTGAAGGAAGAACGGGGTCGTATGTCGAGCTTATCACGCAAGATCTCATCCCTGAAGTGGCAAAGAGAGGACTGGCGCAATTCTGCGACGTCTTCTGCGAAGAAGGCGTTTTCTCCGTAGATGAGTCAAGGACTGTGCTTCTGGAAGGGATACGGCACAATCTCAAGCCGAAGCTTCATGCGGACGAGTTTTCGGACTCGGGCGGTGCTCTTCTCGCTGCAGAAGTAAGTGCAGTGTCGGCAGACCATCTTATGTGCACAGGAAGAGCTGGGATGGAGAAACTTCTGAGCGCGGGTGTAATTCCGGTTCTTCTGCCGGCATGCTCTTTCAGTCTCGGCAAGGGGAAGTATGCAAACGGCAGAGAGATGGCTGATATCGGTCTTCCGGTGGCTCTTGCGACTGACTTGAATCCCGGCAGTTCGATGTGCGAATCCATGCAGATGGTTATCTCCCTTGCATGTGTCGGGGTCGGTCTCACACCGGAGGAGGCAATCGTTGGGGCGACCAGGAACGCCGGCCATGCCGCAGGACTGGGGCGGGAAGTAGGAACACTCGAGCCAGGGAAGAAGTTTGACTGCATCATTCTTGACGTTCCTTCGTTTGAGTACATCCCTTATCACTTTGGCGGCAATCATGTAATTCATACGATAAAAGACGGTAAGGTTGTTGCTTCGTATGGAAGATTGGAAAAAGGAGAGGGGGCACATGAGAAGGCTCGTTGA